From Cellulomonas chengniuliangii, the proteins below share one genomic window:
- a CDS encoding CheR family methyltransferase translates to MTLTTDSFEFVADLVRRRSAIQLEAGKEYLVESRLAPLARRAGLGIDEFVRSVRSAASEHERDLVVEALTTNETSWFRDGAPFVALHQHIIPSLTAGPGTRRLQVWSAACSTGQEPYSIAMTLQDALPAHAEADILATDLSEQVLERARAGSYSKLEIDRGLPAAMRDRHFEAEGPEWRISSTLRSSVRFLRHNLLDPAPAGRVFDIVFLRNVLIYFDVATKQQILARMHRVLRPDGFLVLGAAETTIGVDDDWERLPLGRGSVYCPRRLASGSAPPTVPTPFGSGVTR, encoded by the coding sequence ATGACGCTCACCACCGACTCCTTCGAGTTCGTCGCGGACCTGGTCCGGCGCCGTAGCGCGATCCAGCTCGAGGCGGGCAAGGAGTACCTCGTCGAGAGCCGGCTCGCTCCGCTGGCCCGCCGTGCGGGCCTGGGCATCGACGAGTTCGTCCGCTCGGTGCGCTCGGCCGCGTCCGAGCACGAGCGCGACCTCGTGGTCGAGGCGCTCACCACCAATGAGACGTCGTGGTTCCGCGACGGCGCGCCGTTCGTGGCGCTGCACCAGCACATCATCCCGTCGCTGACCGCCGGTCCCGGCACGCGCCGGCTCCAGGTGTGGTCGGCGGCGTGCTCGACCGGCCAGGAGCCCTACTCGATCGCGATGACGCTGCAGGACGCCCTGCCCGCGCACGCCGAGGCGGACATCCTCGCGACCGACCTCTCCGAGCAGGTGCTCGAGCGCGCGCGGGCTGGCTCCTACAGCAAGCTCGAGATCGACCGGGGCCTGCCCGCCGCCATGCGGGACCGGCACTTCGAGGCCGAGGGCCCCGAGTGGCGCATCTCGAGCACCCTGCGCTCGTCCGTGCGCTTCCTGCGGCACAACCTGCTCGACCCGGCGCCCGCCGGGCGGGTGTTCGACATCGTCTTCCTGCGCAACGTCCTCATCTACTTCGATGTGGCCACCAAGCAGCAGATCTTGGCGCGGATGCACCGGGTGCTGAGGCCGGACGGGTTCCTGGTGCTCGGCGCCGCGGAGACCACGATCGGCGTCGACGACGACTGGGAACGGCTGCCCCTCGGCCGTGGCTCGGTGTACTGCCCCCGGCGCCTCGCGAGCGGCTCCGCGCCGCCAACCGTCCCGACCCCCTTCGGATCTGGAGTGACACGATGA